The following proteins come from a genomic window of Vicinamibacterales bacterium:
- a CDS encoding tetratricopeptide repeat protein yields the protein MLLTRLVLVALVVSAPALASASARMAPSELRRDLAEAAFGSEGGQTAAAPDSSKAQAFFEFMMARRLEASGDTAGSMAALQRAQALDPDSAGIAAEMAGAHARQDQAQSAILQAERALKLDADNVEAHHVLAQIYSSWAEAGVRPPAGETQAGARLKAIEHLAAIQKSPVMAVDPNLQMTLGRLQLRAGRTGDAIPILERVSAQAPWAAEPLVLLYEAYATTGKLDDAERALLGAAQINPRYWAQLGQFYERSNKWEDAAAAYDEALKEMRQPSRDVQLRLVAALLNVEDGATRARAVLADLLKTNPSDPRALSLLSSMERADGDLKAAEAAARKILTADPANVTGLYALVQILFDRYDFKQVVEAVAPFAKDPASRAKGREVEGAAVLVQLGIAQQQLAQWDASVAAFTAARALTPRDTEIDAYLVQAHLAARRFDRAEALARENLAKNPDQPRMTRLRAQALAKGGKPAEALQLMEDGAAKHPTSREFVVGLADLYAEQKRTDDAVRMLEQARKTFGDDDVLTMRLANAYEGGGKYAEAEKELRRLMAEDPLNASALNSLGYMLADRGLRLAEAVDLAQRAVKIEPDNPSYLDTLGWALFKQGKADEADAPLAKAAAVLTANSIIQDHHGDVLARRGRHADAIAAWERALAGDGDQIDRAAIEKKIKAARARVK from the coding sequence ATGCTCTTGACTCGCCTCGTCCTGGTCGCGCTGGTCGTCTCCGCGCCCGCGCTGGCGTCCGCCTCCGCTCGCATGGCTCCGAGCGAGCTTCGGCGCGACCTCGCCGAAGCTGCCTTCGGCAGCGAAGGCGGGCAAACGGCTGCCGCCCCCGACAGCTCCAAGGCGCAGGCGTTTTTCGAGTTCATGATGGCGCGGCGGCTCGAGGCCTCCGGCGACACCGCCGGGTCGATGGCCGCGCTGCAGCGCGCGCAGGCGCTCGACCCCGACTCCGCCGGGATCGCCGCCGAAATGGCCGGCGCGCACGCCCGCCAGGACCAGGCGCAGTCCGCGATCCTGCAGGCGGAGCGGGCGCTCAAGCTCGACGCCGACAACGTCGAGGCGCACCACGTGCTGGCTCAAATCTACTCGTCGTGGGCCGAGGCCGGCGTCCGGCCGCCGGCCGGAGAGACGCAAGCCGGGGCGCGGCTCAAGGCCATCGAACATCTCGCGGCGATCCAGAAATCGCCGGTGATGGCGGTGGATCCCAACCTGCAGATGACGCTGGGCCGCCTGCAGCTGCGGGCCGGCCGCACCGGCGACGCCATCCCGATTCTCGAACGCGTCTCGGCGCAGGCGCCGTGGGCGGCCGAACCGCTCGTGCTCTTGTACGAAGCCTACGCCACCACCGGGAAGCTCGACGACGCCGAACGCGCGCTGCTGGGGGCGGCGCAGATCAACCCGCGCTACTGGGCCCAGCTCGGCCAGTTCTACGAGCGCAGCAACAAGTGGGAAGACGCGGCCGCCGCCTACGACGAAGCGCTCAAGGAAATGCGCCAGCCGAGCCGCGACGTGCAGTTGCGCCTGGTCGCCGCGTTGCTGAATGTCGAAGACGGCGCCACTCGGGCGCGGGCCGTGCTCGCCGACCTGCTCAAGACCAATCCGAGCGACCCGCGCGCGCTGTCCTTGCTGTCGAGCATGGAGCGCGCCGACGGCGACCTGAAGGCCGCGGAGGCCGCGGCCCGGAAGATCCTCACCGCCGACCCGGCCAACGTCACCGGCCTGTACGCGCTCGTGCAGATCCTGTTCGATCGTTACGACTTCAAGCAGGTGGTGGAGGCGGTGGCGCCGTTTGCGAAGGATCCCGCGTCGCGGGCCAAGGGCCGCGAAGTCGAAGGCGCCGCCGTGCTCGTGCAGTTGGGCATCGCGCAGCAGCAGCTGGCGCAGTGGGACGCCTCGGTTGCGGCGTTTACGGCGGCCAGGGCGCTGACGCCCAGGGACACCGAAATCGACGCCTACCTCGTGCAGGCGCACCTGGCGGCGCGGCGCTTCGATCGCGCGGAAGCCCTGGCCCGCGAGAACCTCGCGAAGAATCCCGACCAGCCCCGCATGACCCGGTTGCGCGCGCAGGCGCTGGCGAAGGGCGGCAAGCCGGCCGAGGCCCTGCAGCTCATGGAAGACGGCGCCGCCAAGCATCCCACCAGCCGCGAATTCGTGGTCGGGCTCGCCGACCTCTACGCTGAACAGAAGCGCACCGACGATGCAGTGCGCATGCTGGAGCAGGCCCGCAAGACGTTCGGTGACGACGATGTGCTGACCATGCGCCTGGCCAACGCCTACGAGGGCGGCGGCAAGTACGCGGAAGCGGAGAAGGAACTGCGGCGGCTGATGGCCGAGGACCCGCTGAACGCCAGCGCCCTCAACTCGCTTGGCTACATGCTGGCCGATCGCGGCCTGCGGCTGGCCGAGGCCGTGGACCTGGCGCAGCGCGCCGTGAAGATCGAGCCCGACAACCCCTCCTATCTCGACACCCTGGGCTGGGCGTTGTTCAAGCAGGGCAAGGCCGACGAAGCCGACGCGCCGCTGGCGAAGGCCGCCGCCGTGCTGACCGCCAACTCCATCATCCAGGATCACCACGGCGACGTGCTGGCGCGCCGCGGCCGCCACGCCGACGCGATTGCCGCCTGGGAACGGGCCCTCGCCGGCGACGGCGATCAGATCGATCGCGCCGCCATCGAGAAGAAGATCAAGGCCGCGCGCGCCCGCGTCAAGTAA
- the radA gene encoding DNA repair protein RadA encodes MKQANKPVFVCQECGTQQPKWQGKCHDCGAFNSFVEERVVEPSAGPTEHRYSTLGVVSHGAKKYADIEASDADRLTTGINEFDRVLGGGIVPGSLMLLGGEPGIGKSTLLLQAAANFANTFGPVLYASGEESEHQIKSRGDRLGVGDAPLYLLAETCIERILEEVGRVKPALLIVDSVQTVFSLKFQSAPGSIGQVREAATQFLFMAKGHNIPTFLVGHVTKDGNIAGPKALEHVVDTVLYFEGERHHSHRVVRAVKNRFGAISELGVFEMTGAGLRPVANPSAMFLAERPTATPGSAVLCCLEGSRPLLVEVQALVSTSSYGTSRRMAVGIDQNRLSLLLAVLEKRAGLHLVSDDVFVNIAGGMSIDEPAVDLGIVAAVGSSLRNRPVATGTAVFGEVGLGGEIRGVAQANLRIREAEQMGFTRIVLPASNIDASEEAGKADRLGQGFGESTEAQSAKVELVGVRSVGEALDMLLA; translated from the coding sequence ATGAAGCAAGCCAATAAACCGGTATTCGTCTGCCAGGAGTGCGGCACCCAGCAGCCCAAGTGGCAGGGCAAGTGCCACGACTGCGGCGCGTTCAACTCGTTCGTGGAGGAACGGGTGGTCGAGCCGAGCGCCGGCCCGACCGAGCATCGCTACTCGACGCTCGGGGTGGTCTCGCACGGCGCCAAGAAGTACGCCGACATCGAGGCCTCGGACGCCGATCGCCTCACCACCGGCATCAACGAATTCGATCGCGTGCTGGGCGGCGGCATCGTGCCGGGGTCGCTGATGCTGCTCGGCGGCGAGCCCGGCATCGGCAAGTCCACCCTGCTCCTGCAGGCGGCGGCCAACTTCGCCAACACCTTCGGCCCGGTGCTCTACGCGTCGGGCGAGGAGTCCGAGCACCAGATCAAGTCGCGCGGCGATCGCCTCGGCGTCGGTGACGCGCCGCTCTACCTGCTCGCCGAGACCTGCATCGAGCGCATCCTCGAGGAAGTCGGCCGCGTCAAGCCGGCACTCCTGATCGTCGACTCGGTGCAGACGGTGTTCTCGCTGAAGTTCCAGTCGGCGCCCGGCAGCATTGGCCAGGTCCGCGAGGCGGCGACGCAGTTCCTGTTCATGGCCAAGGGTCACAACATTCCGACCTTCCTGGTTGGCCACGTCACCAAGGACGGCAACATCGCGGGCCCCAAGGCGCTCGAGCACGTCGTCGACACGGTGCTCTACTTCGAAGGCGAGCGGCATCACTCGCACCGCGTCGTGCGCGCGGTCAAGAACCGGTTCGGCGCCATCAGCGAGCTCGGCGTGTTCGAGATGACCGGCGCCGGGCTGCGGCCGGTGGCGAACCCGTCGGCGATGTTCCTGGCCGAGCGACCCACGGCGACGCCCGGCTCCGCCGTGCTGTGCTGCCTCGAAGGCTCGCGTCCGCTCCTGGTCGAGGTGCAGGCTCTCGTCAGCACCAGCAGCTACGGCACCTCGCGCCGCATGGCGGTGGGCATCGACCAGAACCGGCTGTCGCTTCTGCTCGCCGTGCTCGAAAAGCGCGCCGGCCTCCACCTGGTGTCGGACGATGTGTTCGTGAACATCGCCGGCGGCATGAGCATCGACGAGCCGGCGGTGGACCTCGGCATCGTCGCGGCCGTCGGATCCAGCTTGCGGAACCGCCCGGTGGCCACCGGCACGGCGGTGTTCGGCGAAGTCGGCCTCGGCGGCGAGATCCGCGGCGTGGCCCAGGCCAACCTGCGGATCCGCGAGGCCGAACAAATGGGCTTCACCCGCATCGTCCTGCCGGCGTCGAACATCGACGCGAGTGAAGAAGCGGGCAAGGCTGACCGCCTCGGCCAAGGCTTCGGCGAGTCCACCGAAGCGCAAAGCGCGAAGGTGGAACTGGTCGGCGTCCGCTCGGTCGGCGAGGCGCTCGACATGCTCCTTGCTTGA
- the alr gene encoding alanine racemase, protein MTRCTAARVDLAALDRNFRAIGSYLQDEASLNRGAGRGPVRPPGIIAVVKANAYGHGARHVARTLEAAGATMLAVADIEEGVDLRGSGIHAPILVFGALSVSDVDGVFAHGLTPTISSPAAGAALQAAAAQRKTTLHYHLKIDTGMNRLGFRHDNLRRTLPALLSSANLSLDAVHTHFGSADEPGHALFDEQRTRFEAACRVLDDLGAGPRVRHAANSAALLRDSRVWYDFVRPGLLLYGLVPPPLASTLALTPVMSLTSRVVAVKGVRAGEGVGYGSRFTADRAVTLAVIPAGYADGLDRRLEGRGAVLIRGRRAPIVGAVSMDMLTADVTDIDAVGPGDEVVFLGSQGSEPQQSIDAREMAAWIGTIPYEILCRLGARVERKY, encoded by the coding sequence ATGACCCGCTGCACCGCGGCGCGCGTTGACCTCGCCGCCCTCGACCGGAATTTCCGCGCCATCGGCTCATACCTGCAGGACGAGGCGTCGCTCAACCGCGGGGCGGGCCGCGGGCCGGTGCGGCCGCCAGGCATCATCGCGGTGGTCAAGGCCAATGCCTACGGCCATGGCGCGCGTCATGTCGCCAGGACGCTGGAGGCGGCCGGCGCCACCATGCTCGCCGTCGCCGACATCGAAGAGGGTGTGGACCTGCGCGGGTCGGGCATTCACGCCCCCATTCTCGTGTTTGGCGCGCTGAGCGTGAGTGACGTGGACGGGGTGTTCGCTCACGGCCTGACGCCGACCATCTCCAGCCCGGCCGCCGGCGCGGCGCTGCAGGCCGCCGCCGCGCAGCGCAAGACCACCCTGCACTATCACCTCAAGATCGACACCGGGATGAACCGTCTCGGGTTCCGACACGACAACCTGCGGCGGACGCTGCCGGCGTTGCTGTCGAGCGCCAACCTGTCGCTGGACGCGGTGCACACCCACTTCGGCAGCGCCGACGAACCGGGCCACGCGCTGTTTGATGAACAGCGCACGCGGTTCGAGGCGGCCTGCCGCGTGCTCGACGACCTGGGCGCGGGCCCGCGGGTGCGCCACGCGGCGAACTCCGCGGCGCTGCTGCGCGATTCGCGCGTCTGGTACGACTTCGTGCGCCCGGGCTTGCTGCTGTACGGGCTGGTGCCGCCGCCGCTCGCCTCGACGCTGGCGCTGACGCCGGTGATGTCGCTGACCAGCCGGGTAGTCGCCGTCAAGGGCGTGCGCGCCGGCGAGGGCGTTGGCTACGGGAGCCGGTTCACCGCCGATCGGGCCGTGACCTTGGCTGTCATTCCCGCGGGTTACGCTGACGGACTGGATCGGCGGCTGGAGGGACGGGGTGCCGTGCTGATCCGCGGCCGCCGCGCGCCCATCGTCGGCGCCGTGAGCATGGACATGCTGACCGCCGACGTCACCGACATCGACGCCGTCGGCCCGGGAGATGAAGTGGTGTTTCTCGGATCGCAGGGCAGCGAGCCGCAGCAGTCCATTGATGCCCGTGAAATGGCGGCGTGGATTGGGACCATCCCGTATGAGATTCTCTGCCGCCTCGGTGCCCGCGTTGAGCGAAAGTATTGA
- the dnaB gene encoding replicative DNA helicase, with amino-acid sequence MAETATAPALRTLPHNLEAERSVLGAILIDNDTYNVAAAMLDAKAFFRDAHRRIFERMADLSERSQPIDLVTLKEELERASELDEVGGPAYVASLVDGVPRSTNVEYYAQIVKEKATLRALIFSANKITASAYEADQEADLILDEAEAAIFGVAEDRIKTGFVPMRDLVRDSFPKIEKLFENKTFVTGVPTGFDDIDKKTRGLQPGDLVIVAARPSMGKTSLVLNICQYVATHGGVAGFFSLEMSKESLFMRMLASEAKIDTYRLLSGQIGQKEYGQITHALETLSEGQLFVDDTAGIGVMEMRAKARRLKAEHGLNLLAIDYVQLMTGRGRFENRNLELASISRSLKGLAKELSVPIIVLSQLSRAPEARSDKRPMLSDLRESGALEQDADVVAMIFREEMYKTDDQPADSDGVAEIIIAKQRNGPTGTIKLTFLREQTRFANYSGPGYATSDD; translated from the coding sequence ATGGCCGAAACCGCAACCGCACCAGCTCTACGCACGCTCCCGCACAACCTCGAAGCGGAACGGTCCGTCCTGGGCGCGATCCTGATCGACAACGACACCTACAACGTCGCCGCGGCGATGCTCGACGCCAAGGCGTTCTTCCGCGATGCGCACCGCCGCATCTTCGAGCGGATGGCCGACCTGTCGGAGCGCAGCCAGCCGATCGACCTGGTCACCCTGAAGGAAGAGCTCGAGCGGGCAAGTGAGCTGGACGAGGTCGGCGGCCCCGCCTACGTCGCGTCGCTGGTGGACGGCGTGCCGCGGTCGACCAACGTCGAGTACTACGCCCAAATCGTCAAGGAGAAGGCGACCCTGCGGGCGTTGATCTTCTCGGCGAACAAGATCACCGCCAGCGCCTACGAGGCCGACCAGGAAGCCGACCTGATCCTGGACGAGGCCGAGGCGGCGATCTTCGGGGTGGCCGAGGACCGCATCAAGACCGGCTTCGTCCCGATGCGCGACCTGGTGCGCGACAGCTTTCCGAAGATCGAGAAGCTGTTCGAGAACAAGACCTTCGTCACCGGCGTGCCCACCGGCTTCGACGACATCGACAAGAAGACCCGCGGCCTGCAGCCCGGCGATCTGGTGATCGTCGCGGCCCGCCCGTCGATGGGGAAGACCAGTCTGGTCCTCAACATCTGCCAGTACGTCGCCACGCACGGCGGCGTGGCCGGCTTCTTCAGCCTGGAAATGTCGAAAGAATCGCTGTTCATGCGCATGCTCGCGTCGGAGGCGAAGATCGACACCTACCGGTTGCTGAGCGGACAGATCGGGCAGAAGGAATACGGGCAGATCACGCACGCGCTGGAGACCTTGAGCGAAGGGCAGCTGTTCGTGGACGACACCGCCGGCATCGGCGTGATGGAGATGCGGGCCAAGGCGCGCCGCCTCAAGGCCGAGCACGGCCTGAACCTGCTCGCGATCGACTACGTCCAGTTGATGACCGGCCGCGGCCGGTTCGAGAACCGCAACCTCGAACTGGCGTCAATCTCCCGCTCGCTCAAGGGCCTGGCCAAGGAACTGAGCGTGCCGATCATCGTGCTGTCGCAGCTGTCGCGGGCCCCGGAAGCGCGTTCCGACAAGCGGCCGATGCTGTCTGACCTGCGTGAGTCGGGCGCCCTCGAGCAGGACGCCGACGTGGTCGCCATGATCTTCCGCGAGGAGATGTACAAGACCGACGATCAGCCGGCCGACTCCGATGGCGTCGCCGAGATCATCATCGCCAAGCAGCGCAACGGCCCAACCGGGACGATCAAGCTGACGTTCCTGCGCGAGCAGACCCGGTTCGCGAACTACTCGGGCCCCGGCTACGCGACCTCCGACGACTAA
- the rplI gene encoding 50S ribosomal protein L9: MEVILRDHVEHVGERGDVVKVADGYARNYLLPRKLALLATPANKNWIARERKIAEAREGEERVAAEALADRLVALDLQIGRKVGDNDTLYGSVTNADIAELLKEKGFDVDRRKILLPDPLRALGEAHVPVKLHRDVTAQLKITVVKAA; the protein is encoded by the coding sequence ATGGAAGTCATTCTCCGAGACCACGTTGAACACGTGGGTGAGCGCGGCGACGTCGTCAAGGTCGCCGACGGCTACGCCCGCAACTACCTGCTGCCGCGGAAGCTGGCCCTGCTGGCCACCCCCGCGAACAAGAACTGGATCGCGCGCGAGCGGAAGATTGCCGAAGCGCGTGAAGGTGAAGAGCGCGTGGCCGCCGAAGCGCTGGCCGATCGGCTCGTGGCGCTCGACCTGCAGATTGGCCGCAAGGTCGGCGACAACGACACCCTCTACGGTTCGGTGACCAACGCCGACATCGCGGAGCTCCTGAAAGAAAAGGGCTTCGACGTCGATCGCCGCAAGATCTTGTTGCCGGACCCGCTGCGCGCACTAGGTGAAGCGCACGTGCCGGTGAAGTTGCACCGCGACGTGACGGCGCAGCTCAAGATCACGGTCGTCAAAGCCGCCTAA
- the pth gene encoding aminoacyl-tRNA hydrolase produces the protein MKLVVGLGNPGSEYRDTRHNVGFLVADELANRWRVQDGWREKFGALYIKTVAGGEPVLVAKPLTFMNLSGHAVAGLAGFYQIEPAEVFVVTDDVALPLGRLRARRDGGAGGHNGLKSIIEHLGTPAFPRVRVGVGRGDNRRDLADHVLGRFEAGERETVSAAVLRAADAAEMFLSEGIERVMNVFNAAEKQDPDPA, from the coding sequence ATGAAGCTTGTCGTCGGGCTCGGCAATCCCGGTTCCGAGTACCGCGACACCCGTCACAACGTGGGCTTTCTCGTCGCCGACGAGTTGGCCAACCGCTGGCGGGTGCAGGATGGGTGGCGCGAGAAGTTCGGGGCGCTGTACATCAAGACGGTGGCGGGCGGCGAGCCGGTGCTCGTCGCCAAGCCGCTGACGTTCATGAACCTGAGCGGCCACGCGGTGGCCGGGCTGGCGGGCTTCTACCAGATCGAGCCCGCCGAGGTGTTCGTGGTGACCGACGACGTGGCGCTGCCGCTCGGGCGGTTGCGGGCGCGGCGTGACGGCGGCGCCGGCGGGCACAACGGGTTGAAGTCGATCATCGAGCACCTCGGCACGCCGGCGTTTCCGCGCGTGCGGGTGGGGGTGGGGCGCGGCGACAACCGCCGCGACCTCGCGGATCACGTGCTGGGCCGGTTCGAAGCCGGCGAGCGCGAAACAGTTTCGGCGGCCGTGTTGCGGGCCGCCGATGCCGCGGAGATGTTTCTCTCCGAGGGCATCGAACGCGTGATGAACGTGTTCAACGCAGCGGAAAAGCAAGACCCGGACCCTGCGTAG
- a CDS encoding 50S ribosomal protein L25: MEAVLDAVTRNTRGKNEARRLRVAGKIPAVVYGAQKAGDAPAPEAVAVDPKPFMKILHSSSGLNTLITLKIAGGNEARVLVRNVQLDPVSDHLLHADFYRVNMDRKIKVTVPITLRGESRGVKQDGGVLDFVHREIEVEVLPAEIPNSIEVDITDLGIGGAIHVRDVAANAAWTPVTDSDLMLVHIITIKAVEEAVVPGAEGAAAAAPAGGAAEPEVLKKGKTDKEGEGAKAEKKDDKKKDDKKK, translated from the coding sequence ATGGAAGCAGTTCTCGACGCAGTCACCCGCAACACCAGGGGCAAGAACGAAGCGCGGCGTCTCCGCGTGGCCGGCAAGATCCCGGCCGTGGTCTACGGCGCCCAGAAGGCCGGCGATGCGCCGGCGCCGGAAGCGGTGGCGGTGGATCCCAAGCCGTTCATGAAGATCCTCCACTCCAGCTCAGGCCTCAACACCCTGATCACGCTGAAGATCGCCGGTGGCAACGAGGCCCGCGTGCTGGTCCGCAACGTGCAGCTCGACCCGGTGTCGGATCACCTGCTCCACGCCGACTTCTACCGCGTCAACATGGACCGCAAGATCAAGGTCACCGTGCCGATCACCCTGCGTGGCGAGTCCCGTGGCGTGAAGCAGGACGGCGGCGTGCTCGACTTCGTGCACCGCGAGATTGAAGTCGAAGTGCTCCCGGCCGAGATTCCGAACTCGATCGAAGTGGATATCACCGACCTCGGCATTGGCGGCGCCATCCACGTGCGCGACGTCGCGGCCAACGCGGCCTGGACCCCGGTGACCGATTCCGACCTCATGCTCGTCCACATCATCACCATCAAGGCGGTCGAGGAAGCGGTGGTGCCTGGCGCTGAAGGCGCGGCGGCTGCCGCCCCCGCCGGCGGCGCGGCCGAACCGGAAGTGCTCAAGAAGGGCAAGACCGACAAGGAAGGCGAAGGCGCCAAGGCCGAGAAGAAGGACGACAAGAAGAAGGACGACAAGAAGAAGTAA
- a CDS encoding ribose-phosphate pyrophosphokinase, with protein sequence MRPTGFGELKVFSGSAHPQLAAEIAEFLGVELGQARLRRFPDTEVSFQIDENIRGTDVFIIQPTCAPVDPHLMELMIMTDAFRRSSAARITAVIPYYGYARQDRKDKPRVPISAKLVANVLTASGVNRVLTMDLHKAQIQGFFDLPVDHLFAAPVIIDYLSRQSYEKLTIVAPDAGGAERARAYAKRLDAELAVIDKRRSEDGTAEVMNVIGEVAGRTCVIADDIIDTAGTIQKAAQALKDSGAERVLACAIHGVLSGPAIDRIEKAPIDKLIITNTIPLTADRAKCQKIVVLSVARLLGQAIRSIHEETSVSSLFV encoded by the coding sequence ATGCGACCAACCGGTTTCGGAGAACTGAAAGTCTTCTCAGGCAGTGCTCACCCGCAACTCGCGGCTGAGATCGCCGAGTTCCTCGGGGTGGAGCTCGGACAGGCACGCCTCCGCCGGTTTCCCGACACCGAAGTCTCGTTCCAGATCGACGAAAACATCCGCGGCACCGACGTCTTCATCATCCAGCCGACCTGCGCTCCGGTGGATCCTCACCTGATGGAGCTGATGATCATGACCGACGCGTTCCGCCGGTCGTCCGCGGCCCGGATCACCGCCGTCATTCCGTACTACGGCTATGCCCGACAGGACCGCAAGGACAAGCCGCGCGTGCCGATTTCCGCCAAGCTGGTGGCCAACGTGCTCACCGCCTCGGGCGTGAACCGCGTGCTGACCATGGACCTGCACAAGGCGCAGATCCAGGGCTTCTTCGACCTGCCGGTGGACCACCTGTTTGCGGCGCCGGTGATCATCGACTACCTTTCGCGCCAGTCGTACGAGAAGCTGACCATCGTCGCGCCCGACGCCGGCGGCGCCGAGCGCGCCCGCGCCTACGCCAAGCGTCTCGACGCCGAACTGGCCGTGATCGACAAGCGCCGCAGCGAAGACGGCACCGCCGAAGTGATGAACGTCATCGGCGAGGTGGCCGGCCGCACCTGCGTGATCGCCGACGACATCATCGACACGGCGGGCACCATCCAGAAGGCGGCGCAGGCGCTGAAAGACTCGGGCGCCGAGCGGGTGCTGGCCTGCGCCATCCACGGCGTGCTCTCCGGTCCGGCGATCGATCGCATCGAGAAGGCGCCGATCGACAAGCTGATCATCACCAACACGATTCCGCTCACCGCGGACCGGGCCAAGTGCCAGAAGATCGTCGTGCTGTCGGTGGCGCGACTGCTCGGCCAGGCCATCCGCAGCATCCACGAAGAAACCTCCGTTTCATCACTGTTCGTTTAA
- the ispE gene encoding 4-(cytidine 5'-diphospho)-2-C-methyl-D-erythritol kinase yields the protein MVQSVSLPAFAKINLDLRILGTRPDGYHDLRTIFQSLALFDTVTVTRRRGPLEIVCDQPDIPTDRRNLVWKAASLLHRVATGKATAARNISIDLRKRIPMQAGLGGGSADAAMTLLALNKLWKMDLDVATLTRIGARLGADVPYFLGGGTSLGLGRGDDIYPLADLPTVHVVILRPGFGVATADAYQWFDDESRRSSREPAPRPYPAGWPAWAATLRNDLEVPVVRHHPAIARIRQSLLDAGANFAAMSGSGSAVFGLFERADAARRTANDLARPGWLSLHTRTMARREYARRVAAGL from the coding sequence ATGGTCCAGTCCGTCAGTCTCCCCGCCTTCGCGAAAATCAACCTCGACCTGCGGATCCTCGGCACGCGGCCCGACGGGTATCACGACCTGCGCACCATCTTTCAAAGCCTTGCGCTGTTCGACACGGTGACGGTGACGCGGCGGCGCGGGCCGCTCGAGATCGTGTGCGACCAGCCCGACATCCCGACCGACCGTCGCAATCTGGTGTGGAAGGCGGCGTCGCTCCTGCACCGCGTCGCGACCGGCAAGGCCACGGCCGCTCGCAACATCTCGATCGACCTGCGCAAGCGCATTCCCATGCAGGCGGGGCTGGGCGGCGGCAGCGCCGATGCGGCGATGACGCTGCTCGCGCTGAACAAGCTCTGGAAGATGGACCTGGACGTCGCCACGCTGACGCGCATCGGCGCGCGACTGGGCGCCGACGTGCCGTATTTCCTGGGCGGCGGCACGTCGCTCGGCCTCGGCCGCGGCGACGACATCTATCCGCTGGCCGACCTGCCGACGGTGCACGTCGTGATCCTGCGGCCGGGGTTCGGCGTGGCGACGGCCGACGCCTACCAGTGGTTCGACGATGAGTCCCGCCGCTCCAGCCGCGAGCCGGCGCCGCGCCCGTACCCGGCCGGTTGGCCGGCCTGGGCGGCGACCCTGCGCAACGACCTCGAGGTACCGGTCGTGCGCCACCATCCCGCGATTGCGCGGATTCGCCAGTCGTTGCTCGACGCCGGGGCCAACTTTGCCGCCATGTCGGGGTCCGGATCCGCGGTATTTGGGCTGTTCGAGCGGGCTGACGCGGCCCGCCGCACCGCCAACGATCTGGCCCGGCCTGGCTGGCTGTCGCTCCATACCCGCACGATGGCGCGCCGCGAGTACGCCAGGCGGGTTGCCGCCGGCCTGTAG
- the rpsF gene encoding 30S ribosomal protein S6 — MSSRTYELIYVLKPDAPETEVADMHKQVADIVERLGGTIDKTENVAPWGRRRLAYEIGHHKEGFYVLEVITGSAELMKEIDRRLKVTEGLLRHLIVRVDEAAIKAERMRTKRTEESRRRRVARGLPPDRQPGEGPQGEDNDDSGDLMFDGGEMEA, encoded by the coding sequence ATGAGCAGTCGAACGTACGAATTGATCTACGTCCTCAAGCCGGACGCGCCCGAGACGGAGGTCGCCGACATGCACAAGCAGGTCGCCGACATCGTCGAACGCCTGGGCGGCACCATCGACAAGACCGAGAACGTGGCGCCCTGGGGGCGTCGCCGGCTCGCGTATGAGATCGGGCATCACAAAGAAGGCTTCTACGTCCTCGAAGTGATCACCGGCTCGGCCGAGTTGATGAAGGAAATCGATCGCCGGCTGAAGGTGACCGAAGGCCTGTTGCGCCACCTGATCGTCCGCGTCGACGAGGCGGCGATCAAGGCCGAGCGCATGCGCACCAAGCGCACCGAAGAATCGCGCCGCCGCCGCGTGGCGCGTGGCCTCCCCCCCGACCGTCAGCCGGGTGAGGGACCGCAGGGTGAAGATAACGACGATTCCGGCGACTTGATGTTCGACGGCGGGGAGATGGAGGCTTAA
- the rpsR gene encoding 30S ribosomal protein S18: MAFGGPKRGGPGGARGKDAKDAKGGDKRRGGGFFRRRKVCKFCADKIDDINYKDVKLLSGFVPERGKVLPRRISGTCAKHQRGLRVAIVRARQLALLPYAAD; this comes from the coding sequence ATGGCATTCGGTGGACCCAAGCGAGGCGGCCCGGGCGGAGCCCGTGGCAAGGATGCCAAGGACGCCAAGGGCGGCGACAAGCGTCGAGGCGGCGGATTTTTCCGGCGCCGGAAGGTCTGCAAGTTCTGCGCGGACAAGATCGACGACATCAACTACAAGGACGTCAAGCTGCTGAGCGGCTTCGTTCCCGAGCGTGGCAAGGTATTGCCGCGCCGGATTTCCGGGACCTGCGCGAAGCATCAGCGCGGGCTCCGCGTGGCCATCGTCCGGGCGCGCCAGCTGGCGCTGCTGCCGTACGCGGCGGATTAA